From one Lycium barbarum isolate Lr01 chromosome 6, ASM1917538v2, whole genome shotgun sequence genomic stretch:
- the LOC132600672 gene encoding uncharacterized protein LOC132600672 — protein MGDSDGEKIRNICILAHVDHGKTTLADHLIASSGGGVLHPKQAGKLRFMDYLDEEQRRAITMKSSSIGLNYKEHAINLIDSPGHMDFCSEVSTAARLSDGALVLVDAVEGVHIQTHAVLRQAWIEKLTPCLVLNKIDRLIVELRLTPLEAYTRLQRIVHEVNSIVSAYKSEKYLSDVDSLLSAPSGLVEDENADPEFVDDDEEDTFQPQKGNVAFVCALDGWGFSISDFAEFYASKLGASSAALQKALWGPRYFNAKTKMIVGKKGLSSGSSKVRPMFVQFVLEPLWQVYQAVVEADGGKAMLEKVIKSFNLSIPPRELQNKDPKSVLQSVMSRWLPLSDTILSMVIKYMPDPISAQSFRISRLLPKRELLDVGANPDVLSEAELVRKSVESCDSSPDAPCVVFVSKMFAIPSKLLPRGEILDDNGNVDSDECFLAFARIFSGVLHAGQKVFVLSALYDPLKEESLQKHVQEAELASLYLMMGQGLTPVASAKAGNVIAIRGLAQHILKSATLSSTLNCWPFSSMIFQVSPMLKVAIEPSDPADMGALIKGLRLLNRADPFVEVSVSARGENVLSAAGEVHLERCIKDLKDRFAKINLEVSPPLVSFKETIEGDTANPLENLKLLTRTSDYLEKTTPDGRCVVQVRVMKLPTALTKLLDESSELLGDIIGGKSLEACKSLETLRGSTVEDENPIEALKKRLIDAVENDSSTGFAETEKDRIDKCKEMWQKFFKRIWALGPRQVGPNILLTPDVKGKSDDLSVLIKGSPYVSEKLGFMGDNDDTSASPESSTSVDQTLLREAENLESSILSGFQLATASGPLCDEPMWGLAFVIEASISPLAIPQNDSDTPIPQHEQYGLFPGQVMTVVKDACRAAVLQRNPRLVEAMYFCELNTPHDQLGNTYTVLNRRRAHVVNEEMQEGSSLFTVHAYVPVAESFGFSDELRRKTSGAASALLVLSHWEALPEDPFFVPRTEEEKEEFGDGASVPQSIARKLMDSVRRRKGLPVEEKVVQHATKQRTLARKV, from the coding sequence ATGGGGGATTCTGATGGTGAAAAAATAAGGAATATATGTATACTTGCTCATGTGGATCATGGGAAAACCACATTGGCTGACCATTTGATTGCTTCATCTGGTGGTGGTGTGCTTCACCCGAAACAAGCGGGTAAGCTTAGGTTTATGGATTATTTAGATGAGGAACAGAGACGAGCGATAACGATGAAGAGTTCTTCGATTGGTCTTAACTATAAGGAACACGCGATTAATCTTATTGACTCTCCTGGTCACATGGATTTTTGTAGTGAAGTATCGACTGCAGCTCGTTTGAGTGATGGTGCATTGGTGTTGGTGGATGCTGTTGAGGGTGTACACATTCAGACACACGCAGTGCTAAGGCAAGCGTGGATTGAGAAGCTTACCCCGTGTTTGGTTTTGAATAAGATTGATAGGTTGATTGTTGAATTGAGATTGACGCCATTGGAGGCGTATACGCGGCTGCAGAGGATAGTTCATGAGGTGAATAGTATTGTGAGTGCTTATAAGTCTGAGAAGTACTTGTCGGATGTGGATTCTCTGCTCTCTGCCCCGTCGGGGCTTGTGGAAGATGAGAATGCGGACCCTGAGTTTGTAGATGATGATGAAGAGGATACTTTCCAACCCCAGAAGGGGAATGTCGCGTTTGTGTGTGCACTAGACGGATGGGGTTTTAGTATTAGTGATTTTGCTGAGTTTTATGCTTCGAAATTGGGTGCAAGTTCGGCTGCCTTGCAGAAGGCGTTATGGGGACCTCGGTATTTTAATGCCAAGACTAAAATGATTGTAGGTAAGAAGGGACTTAGTAGTGGAAGTAGTAAGGTTAGGCCGATGTTTGTGCAATTTGTTCTTGAGCCACTTTGGCAGGTTTATCAAGCTGTTGTGGAAGCTGATGGAGGCAAAGCGATGCTTGAGAAAGTTATTAAGTCTTTCAATTTGTCTATACCTCCCCGTGAACTTCAAAACAAGGACCCTAAATCCGTGCTTCAATCTGTTATGAGTCGTTGGCTTCCGTTGTCAGATACAATATTGTCTATGGTTATCAAATACATGCCTGATCCTATATCTGCTCAGTCTTTCCGTATATCTCGGTTGCTTCCAAAGAGAGAGCTTTTGGATGTTGGCGCCAACCCCGACGTGCTTTCTGAAGCCGAACTTGTAAGGAAATCTGTGGAGTCCTGTGATTCGAGTCCTGATGCGCCTTGTGTTGTTTTTGTTTCTAAGATGTTTGCTATTCCATCAAAATTGCTTCCCCGCGGAGAGATTCTAGATGACAATGGAAATGTCGACTCTGATGAATGTTTCCTTGCATTTGCCAGGATCTTTAGTGGGGTTCTTCATGCTGGACAAAAGGTTTTTGTGCTTTCAGCGTTGTACGATCCGCTAAAGGAAGAATCACTGCAGAAGCACGTGCAAGAAGCTGAATTGGCGTCTTTATATTTGATGATGGGCCAAGGATTGACACCAGTGGCATCAGCAAAGGCTGGTAACGTCATAGCTATCCGAGGGCTTGCTCAGCATATATTGAAGAGTGCGACTCTTTCATCTACGTTAAATTGTTGGCCTTTCTCCAGTATGATTTTCCAGGTTTCACCCATGCTTAAAGTTGCAATTGAACCTTCTGATCCTGCTGACATGGGTGCACTTATTAAAGGGTTGAGGCTTCTAAACAGAGCGGACCCTTTTGTTGAGGTTTCTGTTTCCGCCAGGGGTGAGAATGTACTTTCGGCAGCAGGTGAGGTGCACCTGGAGAGATGCATTAAAGACTTAAAGGACAGATTTGCAAAGATAAACTTGGAAGTCTCCCCGCCCCTTGTATCTTTCAAAGAGACTATTGAAGGAGATACTGCTAACCCTTTAGAAAACTTGAAGTTATTGACTCGCACCTCTGATTATTTGGAGAAAACAACTCCAGATGGACGATGTGTTGTTCAAGTGCGTGTTATGAAGCTTCCAACTGCATTGACCAAGCTGCTTGATGAAAGTTCCGAGCTGCTTGGAGACATTATTGGAGGTAAATCTTTGGAGGCTTGTAAAAGCTTGGAAACTCTTAGAGGTAGCACTGTAGAAGACGAAAATCCAATTGAAGCACTTAAGAAACGCCTAATAGATGCTGTGGAGAATGACTCTTCAACTGGATTTGCCGAGACAGAAAAGGATAGGATTGATAAATGTAAGGAAATGTGGCAAAAATTCTTTAAGAGGATCTGGGCTTTAGGGCCTAGACAGGTCGGTCCCAACATTCTCCTTACTCCAGATGTGAAAGGAAAAAGCGATGACCTTTCCGTTCTTATAAAGGGTTCCCCTTATGTATCAGAAAAATTGGGCTTTATGGGCGACAATGACGACACCAGTGCATCACCAGAATCATCAACCAGTGTGGATCAGACCCTTCTACGAGAAGCTGAGAATCTTGAAAGCAGTATATTATCTGGATTCCAGTTAGCTACAGCATCGGGCCCGTTGTGTGATGAGCCCATGTGGGGTTTGGCATTTGTTATCGAGGCTTCCATATCTCCATTAGCTATTCCACAGAATGATAGTGACACACCTATTCCACAGCATGAACAGTATGGGCTCTTCCCGGGCCAGGTTATGACTGTTGTTAAGGATGCCTGCAGGGCTGCTGTTCTTCAGAGAAACCCGCGACTCGTAGAAGCCATGTACTTTTGTGAGCTGAACACCCCACACGACCAGTTAGGCAACACCTATACAGTTCTTAATCGTAGGCGGGCCCACGTGGTGAACGAAGAAATGCAGGAAGGTTCATCATTGTTCACCGTGCACGCTTATGTGCCAGTTGCAGAAAGTTTTGGATTCTCCGATGAGCTGAGGAGAAAGACTTCTGGAGCTGCAAGTGCTTTACTCGTTCTTAGCCATTGGGAAGCACTTCCGGAGGATCCGTTCTTTGTACCTAGGACCGAGGAGGAGAAAGAAGAATTTGGAGACGGTGCCAGTGTTCCGCAGAGTATAGCAAGAAAACTCATGGATTCCGTGAGACGGAGGAAAGGTCTTCCGGTAGAGGAAAAAGTAGTACAACACGCGACGAAGCAGAGGACTTTGGCTCGTAAGGTGTAG